In the Purpureocillium takamizusanense chromosome 5, complete sequence genome, one interval contains:
- a CDS encoding Methylated-DNA--[protein]-cysteine S-methyltransferase (COG:L~EggNog:ENOG503P6NB) — translation MAAAGTKRKHQDDDAAAPQRPSSSHKAPKTASSSQHHPSPTSSSSSPPFPRPAKLKATTSSNPPPSPPSSAAAPSSTTATTKTETETETTMTTTATTKTAATLEQQLALIASSGRTPFEQRVWSALCGIPRGRVTTYGHLSAHLGSSPRAVGNALRRNPFAPAVPCHRVVAAGMSLGGFKGKWPRDGEGITLDEKRRLLRAEGIRFDDKGRVLGTPWVGWA, via the coding sequence atggccgccgccggcacgaaGCGCAAgcaccaagacgacgacgccgccgcaccgcaacgcccatcatcatcccaCAAAGCCCCCAaaacggcatcgtcatcccaACATCACCCCTCaccaacctcctcctcctcctccccgccgttCCCTCGGCCCGCCAAGCTAAAGGCCACAACTTCGTCaaacccgccgccgtcgccgccgtcatcagcaGCTGCCCCCTCCAGTACGACAGCAACGAcgaagacggagacggagacggagacgacgatgacaacgacggcgacaacaaagacagcagcgacgctggagcagcagctcgccctcatcgcctcCTCCGGCCGCACGCCCTTTGAGCAGCGCGTCTGGTCCGCCCTCTGCGGCATCCCCCGCGGCCGCGTCACCACCTACGGCCACCTGTCGGCGCACCtgggctcctcgccgcgcgccgtcggcaacgCCCTCCGCCGCAACCCCttcgcccccgccgtcccctgccaccgcgtcgtcgccgccggcatgtCGCTCGGCGGCTTCAAGGGCAAGTGGCCCcgtgacggcgagggcatcaccCTCGATGAGAAGAGGCGCCTgctccgcgccgagggcatccgcttcgacgacaagggccgcGTGCTCGGCACGCCCTGGGTGGGCTGGGCCTGA